From Candidatus Paceibacterota bacterium, a single genomic window includes:
- a CDS encoding site-2 protease family protein: MGIIIFIIVLSVLVIVHELGHFIAAKRAGVRVDEFGLGFPPKMVTLFKQGETAFTLNWIPFGGFVKIFGENYDSESNFTLQQKKKFTEVSKVWQVVILVAGVTFNMILAWLLFSGSFMIGMPYSVENELGARVSEPRLTIVSVMSDSPAFRAGLKTGDIVTNFGYKDESRNVILQKIDPDTLSSFISQSGEPIELHIKRGGFDSIIELTPTENVASRRFVIGISMDMVGILKLPPHTALWEGAKITLVMFKETVKGLGSLLFDAVRGRADLSQVTGPVGIVGIVGDASILGFVYILTLTAFISINLAIINLVPIPSLDGGRVLFVIIEAIKGSPISTRVFNAANSISFVLLILAMILITIRDVGNLF; this comes from the coding sequence ATGGGCATCATAATTTTTATTATTGTCTTGAGCGTCCTCGTCATCGTCCACGAGTTGGGACATTTTATTGCTGCGAAGAGAGCTGGTGTGAGAGTAGATGAATTTGGCCTCGGCTTTCCTCCCAAGATGGTGACCTTATTTAAGCAAGGAGAAACAGCTTTTACTCTGAATTGGATTCCATTTGGAGGTTTTGTAAAAATTTTTGGGGAAAATTATGATTCTGAATCCAATTTTACTTTACAGCAAAAGAAAAAATTTACCGAAGTCAGTAAAGTTTGGCAGGTCGTGATACTTGTCGCTGGTGTCACCTTCAATATGATTTTGGCCTGGTTGCTTTTTTCTGGGAGCTTCATGATCGGTATGCCTTATTCGGTTGAGAATGAATTGGGCGCTAGAGTATCAGAGCCTCGGCTTACAATAGTTTCTGTTATGTCTGATTCGCCTGCTTTTAGAGCGGGGCTTAAAACGGGCGATATCGTAACTAATTTTGGGTATAAAGATGAGTCTAGAAATGTAATTTTACAAAAGATTGATCCTGACACTTTATCGAGCTTTATAAGCCAATCAGGTGAGCCAATAGAACTTCATATAAAAAGAGGTGGATTTGATTCGATCATAGAGTTGACTCCGACTGAAAATGTCGCAAGCAGGAGGTTTGTCATAGGTATAAGTATGGATATGGTCGGTATCCTTAAACTTCCACCGCATACTGCTTTGTGGGAAGGAGCTAAAATCACGCTTGTTATGTTTAAGGAGACAGTCAAAGGCTTAGGATCCCTCCTGTTTGATGCCGTGCGTGGTAGAGCTGATTTATCGCAAGTTACTGGCCCAGTCGGAATCGTAGGTATTGTCGGTGACGCATCGATTTTGGGTTTCGTCTACATTCTCACTCTCACAGCTTTCATTTCGATCAACTTAGCTATCATAAATTTAGTACCCATTCCCTCACTCGACGGTGGACGTGTACTGTTTGTTATTATCGAAGCTATAAAAGGTTCGCCCATCAGCACTCGTGTTTTCAATGCCGCAAATTCTATAAGCTTCGTTCTCCTTATTCTTGCGATGATTCTCATTACTATTCGTGATGTTGGTAATTTGTTTTAA
- a CDS encoding penicillin-binding transpeptidase domain-containing protein, with protein MLSKIKKKILSTFSGKKYSFIYPDEVFLDSRNLPDFDKHQFEGRIERPILFRSFVSFYVICFVAVLFFVYTLWDLGISKGKVYAEISQNNSLRHDPILAPRGVIYDRNGKILVSNSIVEESEDFPRRIYLEKFGFSHLLGFIKYPAKDSSGFYFREEYEPQDGVEILFNEVLAGRNGLKISENDVSGNLVSESLIDPSLAGDSLQLAVDLRIQEKMYQEIKSLSERVGFLGGAGIIMDVNSGEILTLTSYPEYDSQLMTDGQASSTIRTYSTDNAKPFLNRIISGLYTPGSVVKPFLAFGALEEGVISPEKEIVSTGKLVVPNPYFPDQPSIFLDWKAHGAVDMRKAIAVSSNVYFYEVGGGFASQKGLGIEKIEKYFRKFGLSQLTGVGTLDEAVGNIPNPEWKEKNFPGEPWRLGDTYNTAIGQYGMQVTPLQIVRAIAAIANGGVLVTPGFEKKATTSVPIGQRISGKEEHYQIIREGMRMSVTLGTSKGLDMSSVAIAGKTGTAQLGTSKSFVNSWTTGFFPYENPRYAYLVVMEHGPSTNLTGATFVMRQVMDFMVANTPEYLK; from the coding sequence ATGCTTTCTAAAATAAAGAAAAAAATATTATCGACCTTTAGTGGCAAGAAGTATTCATTCATTTATCCAGATGAGGTTTTTCTTGATTCTAGAAATCTGCCTGATTTCGATAAACACCAATTTGAAGGGAGGATCGAACGTCCCATACTTTTTAGAAGTTTTGTTTCTTTCTATGTTATATGTTTCGTAGCAGTTTTGTTTTTCGTATATACTCTTTGGGATTTGGGTATAAGTAAAGGTAAAGTTTACGCAGAGATAAGTCAGAACAATAGCTTACGGCATGATCCTATACTTGCTCCTCGTGGAGTGATATATGATCGTAACGGAAAAATACTTGTTTCAAATTCGATTGTCGAAGAGTCGGAAGATTTTCCCAGAAGAATTTATCTCGAAAAATTCGGCTTTTCCCATTTACTTGGTTTTATAAAATATCCTGCTAAAGATTCATCTGGTTTTTATTTCAGGGAAGAATATGAGCCACAAGATGGTGTAGAGATTTTATTTAACGAAGTACTTGCTGGTCGTAATGGTCTTAAGATTTCAGAGAATGATGTTTCTGGAAATTTGGTGAGTGAGAGCCTCATTGACCCTTCTTTAGCTGGGGACAGTTTACAATTAGCTGTGGACTTAAGGATACAGGAAAAGATGTATCAAGAAATAAAAAGTCTTTCTGAAAGAGTAGGTTTCCTGGGGGGGGCTGGTATTATTATGGATGTAAACTCAGGTGAAATACTAACTCTTACGAGCTACCCTGAATACGATTCACAGCTTATGACTGATGGCCAGGCTTCTTCGACTATAAGAACCTATTCTACGGACAATGCCAAACCTTTCTTGAATCGTATTATTTCTGGGCTGTATACTCCCGGCTCAGTTGTTAAACCTTTTCTAGCTTTTGGAGCTCTTGAGGAGGGAGTCATTTCTCCTGAAAAAGAAATAGTAAGTACTGGTAAACTTGTCGTGCCGAACCCTTATTTTCCAGATCAACCTTCCATATTTCTTGATTGGAAAGCCCACGGTGCTGTTGATATGCGTAAAGCGATTGCTGTATCGTCGAATGTGTATTTTTATGAAGTGGGAGGGGGTTTCGCCTCACAGAAAGGGCTTGGTATAGAAAAAATAGAAAAGTATTTTAGGAAATTTGGTCTGAGTCAGTTGACTGGTGTAGGTACTCTAGATGAAGCTGTTGGCAATATTCCCAATCCAGAATGGAAAGAAAAAAATTTTCCCGGGGAACCTTGGCGGCTGGGGGATACATATAACACTGCTATAGGTCAATATGGTATGCAGGTGACACCTCTTCAAATAGTGCGTGCTATTGCCGCTATTGCAAATGGTGGGGTTTTAGTAACTCCAGGATTCGAAAAGAAAGCGACTACTTCAGTACCGATCGGCCAGAGGATAAGTGGCAAAGAAGAACATTACCAAATTATTCGTGAAGGTATGCGCATGTCGGTTACTCTAGGTACTTCAAAAGGGCTTGATATGAGTTCTGTCGCTATCGCTGGTAAAACTGGAACTGCTCAACTTGGGACTTCGAAATCATTTGTCAATTCTTGGACTACGGGTTTCTTCCCGTATGAAAATCCTCGCTATGCTTACCTTGTAGTTATGGAACATGGTCCTTCTACTAATCTTACTGGCGCCACCTTCGTCATGCGTCAGGTAATGGACTTTATGGTTGCTAATACTCCAGAATATTTAAAATAA
- the pyrF gene encoding orotidine-5'-phosphate decarboxylase: protein MKTLTPAKRLIVAADFKPEPGQFRIEDWVRCQVIALAVKLKGTGVCLKVNSALRICGYDLIRQINNCGLDVFADLKFKDISETLTIDGMFLGPYQPKFVTVCCDAGLNAMRAFKAAIPSGVEVLGVTALTTFDDDESYAIYGCPVEEAVDRLAKRAIEAGLDGFIASGKEAPSLRAVIGNVMTINTPAIRPLFAKVVGDDQNKKRSMTPAEAIEAGADRIIVGRPITQANNPLEAAWDTISEIATTTAT from the coding sequence ATGAAGACACTAACACCGGCGAAACGATTGATCGTTGCTGCCGACTTCAAGCCCGAACCTGGCCAATTTCGTATCGAAGATTGGGTACGATGTCAGGTTATCGCTCTGGCCGTTAAACTGAAAGGGACAGGGGTTTGTCTGAAAGTGAACTCCGCGCTCCGTATCTGCGGGTACGACCTTATCCGTCAGATCAACAACTGTGGTCTCGATGTATTCGCTGATCTGAAGTTCAAGGATATCAGCGAAACTTTGACCATCGACGGTATGTTTTTGGGTCCTTACCAACCCAAATTCGTGACAGTCTGTTGTGACGCTGGCTTGAATGCTATGCGTGCTTTCAAAGCTGCAATACCGAGTGGAGTAGAAGTCCTTGGTGTGACGGCCTTGACTACTTTCGACGACGACGAGTCCTACGCTATATATGGTTGCCCTGTCGAAGAAGCAGTCGATCGTCTTGCCAAGCGAGCCATTGAAGCTGGTCTCGATGGCTTCATCGCTTCTGGAAAAGAAGCTCCGTCACTGCGAGCGGTTATAGGCAATGTCATGACGATCAACACGCCGGCAATCCGTCCTCTCTTTGCAAAGGTTGTCGGGGACGATCAGAACAAGAAACGTAGCATGACTCCGGCGGAAGCAATCGAGGCTGGAGCCGATCGCATCATCGTCGGCCGTCCCATCACACAGGCTAACAACCCTCTGGAAGCCGCTTGGGACACAATCAGCGAAATCGCTACGACAACGGCGACTTGA
- the lexA gene encoding transcriptional repressor LexA: protein MPFLENKNKIINFYRKHKRMPGYKEMLSLFQFKSKNAVYKLINKLVEEGVVEKDSNGRILPRRLVGEVPLLGLVEAGMPSVAEEQALDTISISEMLVKNPDSTYLLEVKGDSMIEEGIHEGDFVVAERKDDAKDGDIVIAEVDGGWTMKFLRKKGSQIYLEPANKKYKPIYPEYDLKIAAIVKGVIRKY from the coding sequence ATGCCATTTTTAGAAAATAAAAACAAAATAATAAACTTCTATCGGAAGCATAAACGTATGCCAGGGTATAAGGAGATGCTTTCTCTTTTCCAATTCAAGTCTAAAAATGCTGTATACAAGCTTATTAATAAATTAGTGGAGGAAGGAGTGGTAGAGAAGGATTCGAATGGCAGAATTTTGCCTCGGAGACTCGTGGGCGAGGTACCACTCCTTGGCCTTGTTGAAGCCGGCATGCCATCAGTGGCTGAAGAACAGGCGCTCGATACCATAAGTATCTCCGAAATGCTGGTGAAAAATCCTGACTCGACTTATCTACTTGAAGTAAAAGGGGACTCTATGATAGAAGAGGGAATACACGAAGGTGATTTTGTTGTGGCTGAGCGCAAAGATGATGCCAAAGATGGCGATATCGTCATCGCTGAAGTCGATGGTGGGTGGACCATGAAATTTCTTCGCAAAAAGGGTAGCCAAATTTATTTAGAACCAGCCAACAAAAAATATAAGCCGATTTATCCTGAATACGATTTAAAAATTGCTGCCATCGTCAAAGGAGTGATCCGAAAGTACTGA
- a CDS encoding aminoacyl--tRNA ligase-related protein, translated as MRQSQLFTKTRREAPSDEVSKNAALLIRAGFINKEMAGVYDYLPLGLRVLHKIENIIRDEMNALGGQEVLMSTLQRKELWEKTNRWNDEIIDVWFKTNLKNGGELGLGPTHEEPITNMVEQFVPSYRNLPFSVYQFQNKFRNEIRASSGVIRTREFVMKDLYSFHESDKSLDQFYEKVSDAYVNIFEKCGIGKNTYKTFASGGVFSKYSHEFQTVSDAGEDTVYINEESKVAINKEVYNDEVLFDLKIDKSKLVEKKSIEVGNIFKLGVKFSEPLSCKFKNESGEDMPVVMGCYGIGPARVLGTIVETLSDEKGIVWPKEVAPFDVHLLRLGETEEVKVKAEEIYKKLSEKVEVLYDDRDLRAGEKFADADLLGVPIQVIVGEKGLKENTLEIKDRKTGEVKNIHMDELHSIV; from the coding sequence ATGCGACAGTCACAACTATTTACTAAAACGAGAAGGGAAGCACCGTCTGATGAAGTGAGTAAAAATGCAGCACTTCTTATTAGAGCTGGATTTATAAATAAAGAAATGGCTGGGGTGTATGACTATTTGCCTCTTGGCCTTCGTGTATTACATAAAATCGAAAATATTATACGCGATGAAATGAATGCTTTGGGTGGTCAGGAAGTGCTTATGTCGACACTACAGAGAAAAGAATTATGGGAAAAGACAAATAGATGGAACGATGAAATTATCGATGTTTGGTTTAAAACAAATTTAAAAAATGGTGGGGAGCTCGGTCTTGGGCCGACACACGAAGAACCGATTACGAATATGGTGGAGCAATTCGTTCCTTCTTATAGGAATTTGCCGTTTTCTGTATATCAATTTCAAAATAAATTTAGAAATGAAATCAGGGCTAGTAGTGGGGTGATAAGAACCCGCGAATTTGTAATGAAAGATCTATATTCTTTTCATGAGAGTGACAAGTCACTCGACCAATTTTATGAAAAAGTCTCTGATGCTTATGTAAATATTTTTGAAAAATGTGGTATAGGAAAAAATACTTACAAGACTTTTGCTTCAGGTGGAGTTTTTAGTAAATACTCGCACGAATTCCAGACAGTTTCTGATGCCGGAGAGGATACAGTCTATATTAATGAAGAAAGTAAGGTTGCGATAAATAAAGAAGTCTACAATGATGAAGTTCTTTTCGATCTAAAAATAGACAAATCAAAACTCGTTGAGAAAAAATCTATAGAGGTAGGTAATATATTTAAGCTGGGTGTTAAATTCTCCGAACCCTTGTCGTGTAAATTTAAAAATGAATCTGGTGAAGATATGCCTGTGGTCATGGGGTGCTATGGTATAGGGCCAGCTCGTGTACTAGGTACTATTGTAGAAACTCTTTCTGATGAAAAAGGTATTGTTTGGCCTAAGGAAGTGGCTCCGTTCGATGTTCACTTGCTTAGACTAGGTGAGACTGAAGAAGTGAAAGTAAAAGCAGAAGAAATTTATAAAAAACTTTCAGAAAAGGTAGAAGTGCTTTATGATGATCGCGATTTGAGAGCTGGGGAAAAATTTGCTGACGCTGATCTCTTGGGAGTGCCAATACAAGTGATTGTCGGTGAAAAAGGCCTAAAAGAAAACACCCTGGAAATAAAAGATAGGAAGACGGGTGAAGTAAAAAATATCCACATGGACGAGCTTCATTCTATCGTGTAG
- the frr gene encoding ribosome recycling factor: MFNFGPTKDKVKEVEEWLQKEFSQIRTGRASPSILDSVQVQAYGSRMQLRELASVLVEDPRTIRVEPWDKSQGKEIEKAVIASNLGLSVNVDDKGLRIIFPELTSERREQFVKVAKQKLEEARISLRSIRDKVWDEIQAKEKQGGMGEDEKFRLKDDLQKIVDDTNTKLDELLERKVLEISN, encoded by the coding sequence ATGTTTAACTTCGGACCGACAAAGGACAAGGTAAAAGAAGTAGAGGAATGGCTTCAAAAAGAATTCTCCCAAATTCGTACTGGTCGAGCCTCTCCTTCAATACTCGATTCGGTACAGGTGCAAGCCTATGGCTCGCGGATGCAACTTCGAGAACTTGCTTCAGTGCTAGTCGAAGATCCAAGAACAATAAGAGTCGAGCCTTGGGATAAATCGCAAGGTAAGGAAATCGAGAAGGCTGTTATTGCCTCAAACTTAGGGTTGTCGGTAAATGTCGATGATAAAGGTCTAAGGATTATTTTCCCGGAGCTTACAAGCGAAAGGCGAGAACAATTTGTGAAGGTTGCCAAACAAAAACTCGAAGAAGCTAGGATCTCTCTCCGCAGTATACGTGATAAAGTCTGGGATGAAATCCAAGCTAAGGAAAAACAGGGAGGTATGGGTGAAGATGAAAAGTTTAGACTAAAAGATGATCTGCAAAAAATAGTGGATGATACCAACACTAAACTAGACGAATTATTAGAAAGGAAGGTTTTAGAAATTTCTAATTAA
- a CDS encoding thioredoxin domain-containing protein — MKDALLIPFSIIIAGILIGGGLYMSKNSGDIEEKTIDEAIKQASNMEAIDPNDHLLGNPSARVIIVEYSDTECPFCKEFHKTLRAIMTEYGTNGDMSWIYRHLPIAELHSKAPKEAEALECAGELGGNAKFWEYTNRIYEITPSNNNLPASELTNVAKQVGLSSEKFNACLESGKYATKVKSDVDDAFKAGAEGTPFSIIIDTKNGDTYPVNGAYPYSQLKNIIDLILQS; from the coding sequence CATTGGTGGAGGATTGTACATGTCAAAAAATTCTGGAGATATTGAAGAAAAAACGATAGATGAAGCGATAAAGCAGGCTTCAAATATGGAGGCAATAGATCCAAACGACCATCTTCTTGGAAATCCCAGTGCACGAGTTATTATAGTAGAGTACTCTGATACCGAGTGTCCATTCTGTAAAGAATTTCACAAAACTCTAAGGGCTATTATGACTGAATACGGCACGAATGGTGATATGTCTTGGATATACCGACATCTACCAATTGCCGAACTACACTCCAAAGCTCCAAAGGAAGCAGAAGCTCTTGAGTGTGCTGGGGAATTGGGCGGTAATGCAAAGTTTTGGGAGTACACAAATCGTATTTACGAAATTACACCTTCAAACAACAACCTTCCCGCTTCGGAACTTACAAATGTAGCAAAACAGGTAGGTCTTTCGTCAGAAAAATTTAATGCCTGCCTTGAAAGTGGTAAATACGCAACAAAAGTAAAATCTGATGTAGATGATGCCTTTAAAGCAGGTGCCGAGGGCACTCCGTTTTCAATAATTATCGATACTAAAAATGGCGACACCTATCCAGTAAATGGAGCTTACCCATATTCTCAACTCAAAAATATTATTGATTTAATATTGCAATCTTAA
- a CDS encoding rod shape-determining protein yields the protein MHWLLSKIAGFKGLLHNEIGIDLGTANTLVYVQGKGVIINEPSVVAVNQKTGQVVAVGTEAHNMLGRTPAHIVAVKPLVDGVISDFEVTEEMIAYLLNKAERGVKKIFGPKVVVGVPSGITNVETRAVRDAVRSAGASEVYIVEEPMAAAIGLRLPVLEPVGSMIIDMGGGTTDIAVISLGGVVSSKNLRVAGDKLNSDISSYVRSEFKILIGEKTAENAKVSIGNLVMKGIGEECKVKGRDLVTGLPREVVITDSDVREAISFSIAAIIEACKEVLEATPPEILSDVMQRGIYFCGGGALIRGFADVLEEELKIPIHVATDPVATVARGCGIILENMGMYQEVLISEDNDLPPHQT from the coding sequence ATGCACTGGTTACTCTCAAAAATAGCTGGATTTAAAGGACTACTTCACAATGAAATTGGTATTGATCTCGGGACTGCAAATACCCTAGTTTATGTCCAAGGGAAAGGGGTAATTATAAATGAACCTTCTGTTGTGGCGGTGAACCAGAAGACTGGGCAGGTTGTGGCTGTGGGCACTGAAGCTCACAATATGCTTGGACGTACACCTGCTCACATCGTAGCTGTGAAGCCTCTTGTCGACGGAGTGATTTCTGATTTTGAAGTTACGGAGGAAATGATTGCTTACCTCCTCAATAAAGCTGAAAGAGGAGTGAAGAAAATTTTTGGCCCCAAAGTTGTAGTTGGTGTACCTTCCGGGATTACAAATGTAGAAACTCGTGCGGTTCGAGATGCGGTGCGTTCTGCTGGAGCAAGTGAAGTTTATATCGTGGAAGAGCCTATGGCTGCCGCCATAGGCTTGCGTTTGCCGGTACTTGAACCGGTGGGCTCTATGATAATAGATATGGGCGGAGGTACGACTGACATAGCGGTCATCTCGCTCGGAGGGGTTGTTTCCTCAAAAAACTTGAGAGTAGCTGGCGATAAATTAAACAGTGACATATCAAGTTATGTCAGGAGTGAGTTCAAGATTTTGATTGGAGAAAAAACTGCTGAAAACGCCAAAGTATCCATTGGTAATTTGGTGATGAAAGGAATTGGAGAAGAATGCAAAGTCAAAGGGCGCGATTTAGTTACTGGTTTGCCTCGTGAAGTGGTGATCACCGATTCTGACGTGCGCGAAGCTATATCATTTTCTATTGCGGCTATTATCGAAGCTTGCAAAGAAGTACTTGAGGCCACTCCTCCTGAGATTCTTTCTGATGTTATGCAAAGAGGGATTTATTTTTGTGGTGGCGGGGCACTCATAAGAGGCTTTGCCGACGTTTTAGAGGAAGAGTTAAAAATTCCGATACACGTCGCGACTGACCCTGTGGCGACCGTAGCTCGCGGCTGCGGTATAATCCTTGAAAATATGGGTATGTACCAAGAAGTACTCATATCGGAAGACAATGACTTACCCCCTCATCAAACATAA
- a CDS encoding M3 family metallopeptidase, with protein sequence MQKSKISKIQNETKKLLIYLNKEYLRLHAAYENYFWISYMGDHSIDKKKDTALKELDTFKSNHKLFDQVKILIENNKLTKEDKEKLNAWTKFFNCYQTPKHLNILKDKISKLETKMGKVATTRKEGYIDPHSNKFVEASSHKMRGMLRTEKDENLRKAFFLGGEKLAYSNIKNYVKYVGLLNQYAIGLGFADFYEYKIFTEEGMTKNELFKIFDHLYKKTKFAFTSIRKLEKKIPGLRKPWNFSYMMAGDFTMEEDQYFPFEEALIRWGKSFAALGIDFRGSSINLDLLDRKGKYSNGFCHWPVPIHYKDGKRITGLSNFTCNVVYGQVGSAVPGYNTLFHEGGHAAHLLNSEQTEVCLNHEYPPMSTAWAETHSMFLDTLYSSYEWRSRYAKNQKGEIYPFELFKRKIERLSILRPLGLNSIMAICNFEKIVYEEKKLTTDKVIKAAKKIWKKYQDYSEDSLRILTVPHIYSWSSTCSYHGYGLAELALTQWREYFYDKYGYIVDNPKVGEEMARVWKLGASKNFKDFVKIMTGKKLSANAWLKNTTKSLPQILKLAKDRALRLKKVPQLNGPIKLNAKIRMLSGKKNITDNSKSFEDMASKYAVWLKTKRIK encoded by the coding sequence ATGCAGAAAAGTAAAATATCAAAAATTCAAAACGAAACTAAGAAGTTGCTCATTTACCTAAATAAGGAGTATCTAAGGCTTCATGCCGCATATGAAAATTACTTCTGGATCTCTTATATGGGGGATCATTCTATTGATAAAAAGAAGGACACTGCCTTGAAGGAACTTGATACTTTCAAATCAAACCATAAACTTTTTGATCAAGTCAAAATTTTGATCGAGAATAATAAATTAACTAAAGAGGATAAAGAAAAACTCAATGCTTGGACAAAATTTTTTAATTGTTATCAAACACCGAAGCATCTGAATATATTGAAAGACAAAATATCGAAGTTAGAGACGAAGATGGGTAAAGTGGCTACTACTAGAAAAGAAGGCTATATAGATCCACACAGCAATAAATTTGTGGAAGCCTCATCACATAAAATGCGTGGTATGTTGCGCACCGAAAAAGATGAAAATTTGCGTAAGGCCTTTTTTCTCGGAGGAGAAAAGCTTGCTTACAGTAATATAAAGAATTACGTTAAGTATGTCGGCCTCCTAAACCAGTATGCTATCGGTTTAGGATTCGCTGATTTCTATGAATATAAGATTTTTACAGAAGAGGGGATGACCAAAAATGAGCTTTTCAAAATATTTGATCATCTATATAAAAAAACCAAATTTGCTTTTACAAGTATAAGAAAACTTGAAAAGAAAATACCGGGACTTAGAAAGCCGTGGAACTTTTCTTATATGATGGCAGGCGATTTCACTATGGAGGAAGATCAGTATTTCCCGTTCGAAGAAGCGTTAATACGATGGGGTAAATCATTTGCTGCATTAGGGATAGATTTCAGAGGAAGTTCCATCAATCTAGATCTGCTCGACAGAAAGGGTAAGTATAGTAATGGCTTTTGTCATTGGCCCGTACCTATTCATTATAAAGATGGAAAACGGATCACTGGTTTATCTAATTTTACTTGTAATGTTGTGTATGGTCAGGTGGGTTCTGCTGTGCCAGGCTACAACACACTGTTCCACGAAGGAGGTCATGCGGCGCATTTACTTAACTCTGAACAGACCGAAGTATGTCTTAATCATGAATATCCTCCCATGTCGACTGCCTGGGCAGAAACTCACAGTATGTTTCTCGATACTTTGTATAGCAGTTATGAGTGGAGGTCGCGATACGCTAAAAATCAGAAAGGAGAAATATATCCATTTGAGTTATTTAAAAGAAAAATCGAACGCCTTTCGATTTTGAGACCTCTTGGTTTAAATTCGATTATGGCTATCTGTAATTTCGAGAAAATAGTTTATGAAGAGAAAAAACTCACAACCGATAAGGTAATCAAAGCTGCTAAAAAAATTTGGAAGAAATATCAGGACTATTCTGAAGATTCACTCAGAATTTTAACTGTACCGCATATCTATAGCTGGTCCTCAACTTGCTCCTATCACGGCTATGGCTTAGCAGAACTCGCCCTCACTCAATGGAGAGAATACTTTTACGATAAGTATGGATATATTGTCGATAACCCTAAAGTAGGAGAGGAGATGGCAAGAGTTTGGAAGCTCGGAGCGTCAAAAAATTTTAAAGATTTTGTAAAAATAATGACTGGTAAAAAATTATCAGCTAACGCCTGGCTCAAAAACACTACTAAGAGCTTGCCTCAAATACTCAAATTAGCAAAAGACAGGGCTCTAAGACTGAAGAAGGTTCCCCAACTAAACGGACCGATTAAATTGAATGCGAAGATAAGGATGCTTTCAGGGAAGAAAAACATTACCGATAATTCAAAGAGTTTCGAAGATATGGCAAGCAAGTATGCTGTTTGGCTCAAGACTAAGAGAATAAAATAG
- the mreC gene encoding rod shape-determining protein MreC, with product MTYPLIKHKYNDRARNKFYGILSLVIICTTVFYLWKGDLAPLFIQVLSPISKSLRSTGSSIFSWAKVLIPYSPILEENNRLKEEAINLRQEFFDLNREKVENQTLRQALDQKEANYIPTKIILAAPQTPFGTVVVDKGSLDGVSVGDRVLLSRKVSLGVVGEVEEKNSKVITHYSPGMKTSAIAERSGVVLELTGTGNAFALEVPLDMEMREGDVFSLPGSQDFVVAIVVSIKPDQAASFSKVFLSPPFNLLGNSVLFIETGD from the coding sequence ATGACTTACCCCCTCATCAAACATAAATATAACGATCGAGCACGTAATAAATTTTACGGCATTCTGTCTTTGGTCATTATTTGTACGACAGTTTTCTATTTATGGAAAGGTGATCTTGCTCCTTTGTTTATTCAGGTTCTTTCCCCGATCTCAAAGTCTCTTCGGTCCACCGGAAGTAGTATTTTCTCTTGGGCTAAGGTGCTTATTCCGTACTCTCCCATCTTAGAAGAAAATAATAGACTGAAAGAGGAAGCAATAAATTTGAGGCAAGAATTTTTTGATCTTAATCGAGAGAAGGTAGAAAATCAGACACTTCGACAGGCACTCGATCAGAAAGAGGCTAATTATATTCCGACTAAAATAATTTTAGCTGCCCCACAAACTCCTTTTGGAACAGTCGTGGTCGATAAAGGGTCGCTTGATGGTGTGTCGGTAGGTGATCGAGTGCTTCTATCTCGCAAAGTTTCTCTTGGCGTGGTTGGAGAAGTTGAAGAAAAAAATTCTAAGGTTATTACCCACTATTCTCCAGGTATGAAGACATCTGCGATTGCCGAAAGGAGTGGGGTGGTACTTGAGCTTACTGGAACTGGTAATGCTTTCGCTCTCGAAGTGCCTCTTGATATGGAAATGAGGGAAGGTGATGTTTTTTCCTTGCCAGGCTCACAGGATTTTGTTGTCGCAATTGTGGTGTCGATTAAGCCTGATCAAGCAGCTTCTTTTTCTAAAGTTTTTCTGTCCCCCCCTTTTAACCTTCTTGGTAATTCTGTCTTATTCATAGAAACAGGGGATTAA